From a region of the Cucumis sativus cultivar 9930 chromosome 6, Cucumber_9930_V3, whole genome shotgun sequence genome:
- the LOC101205932 gene encoding wall-associated receptor kinase 2, translated as MGRPTAKKLVPLIIAIVVNIAIFSAAVSSSPVPSLAKLGCESKCGDVEIPFPFGMSDNCYLNINFSITCNHTHFTPAKPFLMNSNVEVTNISLHGELHVLNYVARACYSEDGSADIKNRPSIRVPMFTISNTKNKFTVIGCDTYAYISGELDGESYRSGCMALCGTFRKNIKDGSCWSGCCQLEIPKGLQKLALEVGSFHNYTEPENKSNLNLSQCGYAFTNANVDKRVKRYLRMDLNIIVVSVRMVITEILIWTKVVKIQMNANSEPISVYPTICVKTHQKEPIPAIVLRIMKEMEKRGEQVAEKNIPTPRTGVGITVLLIAISWLYLGYKKWKFIQRKEEFFKKNGGTMLQQHLSQWQSPTDTVRIFSQEELEKATNKFNESTVVGKGGYGTVHKGVLDDGSVIAIKKSQLLDQSQTSQFINEVIVLSQVNHRNVVKLLGCCLETQVPLLVYEFITNGTLFDHIHDRTKYSNHIPWEARLRIASETAGVISYLHSSASTPVIHRDIKSTNILLDHNFTAKVSDFGASKLVPMDQTQLSTMVQGTLGYLDPEYLLKSELTEKSDVYSFGIVLLELITGKKAVCFDGPEAERNLAMYVLCAMKEDRLAEVVDKEMVMDEGKLNQIKEVSKIAKECVRVRGEERPNMKEVAMELEGLKVMQVQHSWIKNNLSNSEEMISLLGETSNSTQFLVSSRMNSTSNSITTDILTAHVPDAR; from the exons ATGGGACGTCCAACCGCCAAGAAGCTTGTGCCACTCATCATCGCCATCGTGGTAAACATAGCCATCTTTTCAGCAGCGGTCTCGTCGTCGCCAGTACCTTCTCTAGCCAAACTCGGGTGTGAAAGTAAGTGTGGGGACGTGGAAATTCCATTTCCATTCGGGATGAGCGACAACTGTTATCTCAACATTAATTTCTCAATCACATGCAACCATACCCATTTCACGCCTGCAAAGCCATTTCTAATGAACAGCAACGTTGAAGTAACCAATATATCGCTACATGGCGAGCTCCACGTCTTGAACTACGTAGCTAGAGCTTGTTACTCAGAAGATGGTTCTGCTGATATCAAGAACAGACCCAGTATTAGGGTCCCCATGTTCACAATTTCCAACACCAAGAACAAGTTCACTGTCATCGGCTGCGATACTTACGCCTATATTTCCGGTGAACTTGACGGGGAATCCTACAGAAGTGGGTGCATGGCGTTGTGTGGAACCTTtcgtaaaaatataaaagatggGTCATGCTGGAGTGGGTGTTGTCAGTTAGAGATTCCTAAAGGCCTACAAAAATTAGCGTTGGAAGTTGGAAGCTTCCATAATTATACTGAACCAGAAAATAAAAGCAACTTGAACTTGAGTCAATGTGGGTATGCTTTT ACAAATGCAAATGTGGACAAAAGAGTGAAAAGATACTTGAGGATGGATCTAAATATTATCGTTGTAAGTGTCCGAATGGTTATCACGGAAATCCTTATCTGGACGAAGGTTGTCAAg ATACAAATGAATGCAAACTCGGAACCCATCAGTGTGTATCCAACGATATGTGTGAAAACGCACCAGAAGGAACCTATACCTGCTATTGTCCTGAGAATTATGAAGGAGATGGAAAAGAGGGGGGAACAGGTTGCAGAAAAAAACATTCCAACTCCAA GAACTGGAGTTGGAATCACAGTTTTGCTAATTGCTATTTCTTGGTTATACTTGGGTTACAAGAAGTGGAAGTTCATCCAACGGAAAGAAGagtttttcaagaaaaatggagGCACCATGCTTCAACAACACCTTTCTCAGTGGCAATCACCTACTGATACAGTTAGAATTTTCAGCCAAGAGGAGTTGGAGAAAGCTACAAACAAGTTCAATGAAAGCACGGTGGTAGGAAAAGGCGGCTACGGCACCGTTCACAAAGGAGTCTTAGACGATGGTTCGGTTATAGCCATTAAGAAATCACAATTACTTGACCAATCTCAAACTTCCCAATTCATCAACGAAGTCATTGTTCTGTCCCAAGTCAACCACCGTAACGTGGTCAAGCTCTTAGGGTGTTGTTTAGAAACACAAGTTCCATTGTTGGTGTATGAGTTCATCACCAATGGCACACTCTTTGATCACATCCATGATCGGACTAAGTACTCTAATCATATACCTTGGGAAGCTCGCTTGAGAATAGCTTCAGAAACTGCAGGGGTCATTTCGTATTTGCACTCTTCAGCTTCTACCCCAGTTATCCACAGGGATATCAAATCCACTAACATACTTTTGGACCATAATTTCACTGCAAAGGTGTCGGATTTCGGTGCCTCCAAGTTGGTTCCAATGGATCAAACTCAATTATCCACCATGGTGCAAGGGACTCTTGGGTATTTGGATCCTGAATACTTGTTGAAAAGTGAGTTGACGGAGAAGAGCGATGTGTACAGCTTTGGAATAGTGCTTCTAGAGCTTATAACTGGAAAGAAGGCAGTGTGTTTTGATGGGCCAGAGGCGGAGAGGAATCTAGCAATGTATGTTCTTTGTGCAATGAAAGAAGATCGTTTAGCAGAAGTTGTGGATAAGGAAATGGTGATGGATGAAGGAAagttgaatcaaataaaagaagtatCAAAGATAGCGAAAGAGTGTGTGAGAGTAAGAGGGGAGGAGCGACCCAACATGAAAGAGGTGGCTATGGAGTTAGAGGGACTAAAAGTGATGCAGGTTCAACATTCATggattaaaaacaatttatccAACTCAGAAGAGATGATAAGTTTATTGGGTGAAACTTCAAACTCCACCCAATTTCTTGTCAGCAGCCGTATGAATTCTACGAGCAATAGTATAACGACTGACATTTTGACTGCACATGTCCCAGATGCAAGATGA